Part of the Paeniglutamicibacter sulfureus genome, CCGATGCCGCAGAACAGGCCGCGCGGCTTGCCTTCGATGCGGGTGGTGCGCCAGGCCTTGATGCCCTGGCCCATTAGGACCGCGCCGACGCTCTGGCCGGCATTGGCCGTCACCCGGGCGTCGTTGAGTGTCACGGTGATCCGCCGCGGTGTGGTGCTCATGCTGCTGACTCCTGGGGGACGTTGCCTGTCGGGGTGAATGCGCCGAAGCGTTCGGGGGCGAAGGGCGC contains:
- a CDS encoding (2Fe-2S)-binding protein, with the translated sequence MSTTPRRITVTLNDARVTANAGQSVGAVLMGQGIKAWRTTRIEGKPRGLFCGIGACYDCLVTVDGQPNQRACLVEATDSMTIEGDFDA